AAACGATAATATTTACAATTCCGACAAACTGCGCGTTCAACAAAATATACTCACCTGTTAGTGTAAAGAATGTCAAAATCAAATACAACACGCTGTGTACAGGATTTTTAACCAACACTACAAGCAGAGAGCTGAAGATGGCCACAAATGCCAGAAAGTAAAATAATGATTGTGTAATTGTCATGATAAAAACGCCGCGAATTTAATCAATTAGTTATTTTTTATGGATAGGTTCAACTAATTTGTCCTTACCATAAATGAAATTATCTCGATCGAAATTTGCCGGCGGAATATCGCCATCCAAATAAATAGCCTCTTTAGGACAAGCTTCTTCACAAAAACCACAGAAAATACAACGCAGCATGTTGATTTCATAAGTTGCTGCATATTTCTCTTCACGATATAAGGCTTCCTCTCCAGGTTTACGTTCAGCAGCTATCATTGTAATTGCTTCTGCAGGACATGATAATGCACATAAACCACATGCGGTACAACGCTCACGGCCCTCTTCATCACGTTTCAGGGAATGAATTCCTCTGAAGTTCGTTGAGAATTCACGCTTAACATCAGGATACTGAATAGTAGCTTTCTTCCTGAAAAAGTGTTTCATCGTAATTCCCAACCCTTGGAAAATAGCAGGCAAATATATCCTTTCCAAAAAGGTCATTGGTTTTTGCTCTACTACTTTTTTTCTATTGGTTAATGATTCCATCTTCTATTTTATACAGCACTTAGAAACTAAGTGAAGTTAGTTTATTATTTAATATGACCTGTCAAATACATAACCACACCTGTAATTCCAATATTGGCGATCGCTAAAGGCACTAACATATTCCAGCCTAAACGCATCAACTGATCGTAACGGAAGCGCGGGATGGTCCAACGCACCCATACAAACAGGAACAGGAAGAATGCAATCTTTAAAAAGAATGCTGCCAAACCAATAATGGTAATAATATTTGCATGAACACCACTTGCAGCTAAAGCATCTTGACCAGGGAAGTTATAACCTCCAAAGAACAATGCTGATACAACAGCTGATGAAACAAACATATTAATGTATTCGGCAAACAGGTAGAAACCTAATTTCATACTTGAGTGCTCGGTGTGGTAACCGGCAACCAGCTCTGATTCACATTCAGGTAAATCGAATGGTGTACGGTTACATTCGGCGAACATACAAATCAAATAAATAAGGAATGCTACAGGTTGATAAAACACGTTCCATCCTAAACCTGAAATACCCATCAATGAACTTGATTGTCCCTCAACAATACCGCGCAAGCTTAAAGTACCTGTAACCATCAAGATGGCAATAATAGCCAACCCCATTGCGATCTCATAGCTGATACTTTGCGACGCCGCACGAATGGCTCCCATTAAAGAGTACTTATTATTAGACGCCCAACCTCCGATCATCATTCCGTATACACCTAAAGAAACTACTCCAAAAATGTATAACAGGCCTATATTGATATCGGCTACCTGTAAGGAAATTACTCTATCTCCTAATACCAGATCTCTTCCCCATGGAATAACTGCCGAACCGATGGTTGCAGTGAACATTGCCAATGAAGGGCCAACTATAAACAATAATTTGTTTGCATTGGCAGGAAGAATCTCTTCTTTAGTGAACAACTTTACACCATCAGCCAATGGCTGCAAAATCCCCCAAGGTCCTGCTCTGTTCGGACCTAAACGATCTTGAAAGAACGCCGCAAAACGACGCTCAACCAAAGTCATGTACATGGCAACCACAAGGCTCACCACCAACACAACCGTAATTAAAAGAAACTTTTCTATTATAATTGATAATTCCATTTTCTTTAGCTTGAAAGCCTGTTAGGGCTTTGCATTAACTACTATAAAATCTTTCTGTCTATTACAGGTAACAATTCTTTTTCCTCGTAATGATTTGCCGAAATTACTGAATGGCGGCTTACTTTAGTAGGGCCATCAATTGTCCAGTCATTTGTTTTCTTTTTATCGAAACGACAAGTATTACAGATAAATTCATCTACCTCTCCGTATTGGTCTTTACGTCCGGTTACACGAATTACATCTTCACCTTTGTACCATAAAGTAACCTTACCACAGCACTTATCACAGTCGCGATGTGCATCTACTGGCTTGGTAAACCAAACACGATTTTTAAAGCGGAAAGTTTTGTCAGTTAAAGCTCCTACAGGACAAACGTCAATAACATTGCCTGAAAAGTCATTATCGATAGCTTTAGAGATATAAGTGCCGATTTCAGAAGCATCTCCCCTTCCTAAAACACCATGAACACGTTGATTGGTAATTTGATCAGCTGTATAAACACAACGGT
Above is a window of Solitalea lacus DNA encoding:
- the nuoH gene encoding NADH-quinone oxidoreductase subunit NuoH; its protein translation is MELSIIIEKFLLITVVLVVSLVVAMYMTLVERRFAAFFQDRLGPNRAGPWGILQPLADGVKLFTKEEILPANANKLLFIVGPSLAMFTATIGSAVIPWGRDLVLGDRVISLQVADINIGLLYIFGVVSLGVYGMMIGGWASNNKYSLMGAIRAASQSISYEIAMGLAIIAILMVTGTLSLRGIVEGQSSSLMGISGLGWNVFYQPVAFLIYLICMFAECNRTPFDLPECESELVAGYHTEHSSMKLGFYLFAEYINMFVSSAVVSALFFGGYNFPGQDALAASGVHANIITIIGLAAFFLKIAFFLFLFVWVRWTIPRFRYDQLMRLGWNMLVPLAIANIGITGVVMYLTGHIK
- a CDS encoding NuoI/complex I 23 kDa subunit family protein, giving the protein MESLTNRKKVVEQKPMTFLERIYLPAIFQGLGITMKHFFRKKATIQYPDVKREFSTNFRGIHSLKRDEEGRERCTACGLCALSCPAEAITMIAAERKPGEEALYREEKYAATYEINMLRCIFCGFCEEACPKEAIYLDGDIPPANFDRDNFIYGKDKLVEPIHKK